The Nothobranchius furzeri strain GRZ-AD chromosome 6, NfurGRZ-RIMD1, whole genome shotgun sequence genome includes a region encoding these proteins:
- the brcc3 gene encoding lys-63-specific deubiquitinase, whose translation MAVSAVHLESDAFLVCMNHALSTEKEEVMGLCIGEVEVSRIVHIYSVIILRRSDKRKDRVEISPEQLSAASTEAERLADTTGKPMRVVGWYHSHPHITVWPSHVDVRTQAMYQMLDQCFVGLIFSCFIEDKNTKTGRVLYTCFQSAQAQKGSEYERVEIPVHVVPRDAIGKVCLESAVELPRILCQEEQDTYRKIHSLSHLDPVTKIHNGSVFTKNLCSQMSAVSGPLLQWLEDRLDQNRQSVEELQREKERLLLELAAL comes from the coding sequence ATGGCCGTGAGCGCAGTCCACCTGGAGTCCGACGCCTTCCTGGTGTGCATGAACCACGCGCTGAGCACGGAGAAGGAGGAGGTGATGGGGTTGTGCATCGGGGAGGTGGAGGTGTCCCGGATCGTCCACATCTACTCCGTCATCATCCTCCGCCGCTCGGACAAGAGGAAGGACCGGGTGGAGATCTCCCCGGAGCAGCTGTCCGCCGCCTCCACCGAGGCGGAGCGGCTGGCGGACACCACCGGAAAGCCGATGCGGGTGGTTGGCTGGTACCACTCCCACCCGCACATCACCGTGTGGCCGTCCCACGTGGACGTGCGGACCCAGGCCATGTACCAGATGCTGGACCAGTGCTTCGTGGGCCTCATCTTCTCCTGCTTCATCGAGGACAAGAACACCAAGACGGGTCGGGTTCTGTACACCTGCTTCCAGTCCGCGCAGGCGCAGAAGGGCTCCGAGTACGAGCGGGTGGAGATCCCGGTGCACGTCGTTCCTCGGGACGCCATCGGGAAGGTGTGCCTGGAGTCCGCCGTGGAGCTGCCGCGGATCCTGTGTCAGGAGGAGCAGGACACGTACCGCAAGATCCACAGCCTGTCCCACCTGGACCCGGTCACCAAGATCCACAACGGCTCGGTGTTCACCAAGAACCTGTGCAGCCAGATGTCTGCGGTGAGCGGCCCGCTGCTGCAGTGGCTGGAGGACCGGCTGGACCAGAACCGGCAGAgcgtggaggagctgcagagagagaaggagcggctgctgctggagctggctGCTCTCTGA